AGCTGGGGCTACCACCGGCGTGAGGTCGAGGGCGCCTGGGCCGATCTGGTCCGACGCGCCCGCAAGCAGGGCGCCACCGCACACGCTGCGGTGGTCGTGAGCGAGGAGCTGCTCGCGGGCGCGTCGCCGGACCAGATCGCGCTGCTCCTGGACTCCCTGGGGGGCTTCGAGGTGCACGTCGTCGTGACGTTGCACGACCCGGCCTCCCAGCTCGTCGACGCCTGGGCCGCGTCCGTGCGGTGCGGCGGATCGCTGCCGCTGCGCCGCTACGCGCGCCGGGTGCTCGACCCGGGCCGCGAGACCGTCGAGGCCGGCGACTTCTGGGCGGCCCACGACGTCGGTCCGGTGTTGGAGCGCTGGGCCGGTGCGCTGCGGCGCAGCGACCGGGTGCACGTCGTGGTCCCGACCCCGGGCCAGGACCGCACCGAGTCCACGTGGCGGGTCGTCGCCGCACTGGCGGGCGTCGAGGCCGACGCCGTGGCGATGCGCGATCCCGAGCGGTCGACCCTGGGCCCGGCCGGGCTCAAGGTGCTGCGCCACGTCAACCGGGCCGTGGACGAGCGGGCCCGGGTGCACGCCGCCCGGGCGGTGCTCCACGACCAGCTGCGCGCGCGGGTGCCGGGCAGCGCCGCCGGGTTGTCGTCGTCGTGGCACGAGGACCTCGTGGACCTCGCCGAGGCCTGGGCCAAGGCGCTGGCCGAGGGCGGCTACGACGTGACCGGCGCGACCGCCGACCTCGCGCCACCCTCCCCCTGGGCCACCGGGACGCCGTACGCCGCCGGCAGCAGCAGCACCGAGGAGCGGCTGACCGCGGCCACCGACGCGCTCGCCGACCTGCTGGTCGAGACGACCCGCCTGCGCGAGCACGCCGGCGACCTCGAGGCCCGGGTGGAGAAGCTGACGCGCAAGAAGGCCTCGCTCAAGGCGCGGCTCGCCACCGCCGTCGCCGCTTCCTAGGCACAGGAGCCCGGACCAGGGTCAGTGCGACTGCCAGGCGTCCTCGTCGGCGGTCCGCTCGGTGACCTCCGAGGGCAGGTCGCGGTCCGCGAGCTCGCGGATGGAGACCTGCTCGAAGACGTCGCGCAGCGAGCGGCGCGCCGCGATCCACACGTGCTGGAGCACCTCGGCGGACTCGTTGTACTCCACGGCCTCGGGGCGCAGCCCGTAGACCGAGACCAGCGGGCCGTCGACCGCCCGGATCACGTCGGCGACCGAGACGCCCGCCGCGTCGCGGGCCATCCGCCAGCCTCCGGACTGGCCGCGCTGCGACATCACGACCCCGGCGCGGCGCAGGTCGGCGAGGATCGACTGGAGGAACCCGGTGGGGATGTCCTGCACGCGGCCGATCTCCTCGGCGCTCACCGCCTTGCCGTCCGTCCGGCCCGCCATCTCGATCAGCGCCCGCAGGGCGTAGTCGGACTTGGCGGAAACTCGCATGAGTCCAGTGTCTCAGACGAGTCGATCGATTCACTCGACTTACCCGACCACCGGGGGGTGACCGCTCTGCTTGCGGGCCAAGTTACTGACCCGTATAGTTGAAGTTACCGACCAGTACGACGCGCGTCGCACCCCGGTCCGGATCGA
This Nocardioides dokdonensis FR1436 DNA region includes the following protein-coding sequences:
- a CDS encoding RrF2 family transcriptional regulator yields the protein MRVSAKSDYALRALIEMAGRTDGKAVSAEEIGRVQDIPTGFLQSILADLRRAGVVMSQRGQSGGWRMARDAAGVSVADVIRAVDGPLVSVYGLRPEAVEYNESAEVLQHVWIAARRSLRDVFEQVSIRELADRDLPSEVTERTADEDAWQSH